The sequence AGAAATTATTACTGGATAAGATATGTAGATTAAGAATATTCAATTGAGTATGCATGTAAAGTACAGCGATATTCTATCGATATGGTCGCCAGTGACAGACCACGAATTTGTTCAGCACATCACTACAGCGACGCCATTTTCGCGTTGGATTTGATTGTGCTCTGTGTCTTCtgttacaaaattttattttataaacaaatacaattgcGTATTTTCATAAATAGTATTCAATCTAAATGCTTTCAAGTTATGTTTTGCACTAAACCGAAATGTGTCGATAAAAGTTTAGTATTCGTGGTGTTATTCTCTGCGCGGGAAATGTGACTGCGCCCAATATCAATTTGGTTACACATTATACATTACTTGTTAAATAAGACAACAGTGCAAAAGGTTATATTTTACCACAATGATTCCAAATAAAATACGAGAAAGTCGAAGAATGAAAGCTTTGAAGCTCCCAAAAAACCTGGAACGCTTATATAAAGAAGGAAAATGCCGTGAGTGTGCAGTTGTTGTTACTCGTATGGACTTTGCCAAGATACTTGGTAAATTTACGAAAGTGAAAATTCAATATGAAAGCAGTACAACACCGAAATCAAAACCCAACACTGAAATGACTTCACCAAACTCAATGTCCCGATTAAAAAGTAATGAGAATGGTATGGTCCttattcaaagaaaaacattCAATCAGAATTCATTAAAGGATAGTACAAAAAAGACAAGAGTAAGAGAATCATCACCAATTGCTACCAATATATTGAAGGAAAACAATAGGTTAAAAAAACCTGTACTAAAAGACAAAAACTCCAATTACAGTAATGAAAAGCAGAAGACTAACAATAACCTCAAACATTATGGCATTGTATTCGAGGATCCTTTGGTTAGTAACAATTGCAATAAtgatgttaatttaaaaataatgttgtgtgATTTATTGGCTGAAATTGATGAAAGTATACTTCCATCTGAAGACTGGTGTATTGACTATTTTCCTAAAAAAGATGAGCCAAAGGATGACCAAGTATATGATAGAATTGCTGCTGAGTTGGAAGATCTCATGTACAATGAAAAACCGGATACGAAGGTGGAGGAAAAACCAGAAGTTACAGAGGGCAAAGTTGATGACTTTCCATCTATAATGGATATTCTGAATGATAACAGTAGTGAAAGCAAGCCTATTGACCAAAGTAGTACCCTTGAATTTAAATCTAATTTAGAATCTAGTGATGTTGAAGCTATGCTCCTCGGTAAGCCTAATACAACATGTGAAACCATGGTCCCAACACCTATGGAAGTTGATAATACTACCATGGGTAATTTGATTGAAGATGTCACTCAACTGAATACTATTCAAGATACCTTAAATAATGTTGAAGAATCTGTAGCTGTCAGTGAAGATATCTTGCCAAAGTTAGATGTATGTGATGAAGTTGAAAACCCCCACAGCCCATCCATACTTGATGAAGCTCTTCAAAAAGGAATTGAAGAACATTTACCTGCAAAACCTATTATTGAACCGAGCCTAGAAGAAGAAGAGACAAAAGAGAAACATGAAAATGCATCTGTTACTCAAACAGAGGTAAAGGAAACAGAAATTAAAGTTATGGATGCAGAAAACAAGGTAACAGAATCTGAAATAAAGGTATCGGTAACAAATATTGATACTGAAAATAGTGACTCTAATAATGATGTCAAGAGCAAAGAAAGGAACTTGTTAGCTTTGAAAGATGATATAACacatgttatatttaaaaagacTAAAGGGGGTGCATGTTCTAAATCTGTTACATgtccaaagaatttaaaatattgtattgaaatagAAGATAAATCTGTTGAATTTTTAGGTGCACCTAAATTTATTACAAGCTTAGAAGACTTAAAAGTGCTTTTACAGATTGTAAATGAGAGTGAATTAGATAGTCTATATGTATTGCATTGAGTTATTCGAcagaatacaaaatatgtatataattatatataataCCCAGTTATTCATAACAAAACCCCTAGATGAGTTGTGGCcatcaacattttaaaacttaGTGCCTAAATCTTAATTGGTATGTGTTGATTAAAAGACTGTTTGTTGATACAACTCCATTGAAATATGCTAAGAGCATTAATTTCTGAAGAATTAATCTAGAAGTtacattttgttaaattgaaTAGCTTGCGTTTGTGGACCTAGGTAGTGTACAAAATGTATTCAAAACTAATTACATTATCACTGCTCTGTACAGTAAAAATCCTTCAAAACTATTCTGTCTGGAATTTCGTCAGAATATGGCAAATtctctttaaaaacaaaataatcagcaTCATAACATTATGATAATGACTGAAATATTGAtcaaaactacataataatatgtattgtcaataattatcatgaaatataattGCAATTTAATGATTG is a genomic window of Helicoverpa armigera isolate CAAS_96S chromosome 16, ASM3070526v1, whole genome shotgun sequence containing:
- the LOC110378736 gene encoding uncharacterized protein LOC110378736, with translation MIPNKIRESRRMKALKLPKNLERLYKEGKCRECAVVVTRMDFAKILGKFTKVKIQYESSTTPKSKPNTEMTSPNSMSRLKSNENGMVLIQRKTFNQNSLKDSTKKTRVRESSPIATNILKENNRLKKPVLKDKNSNYSNEKQKTNNNLKHYGIVFEDPLVSNNCNNDVNLKIMLCDLLAEIDESILPSEDWCIDYFPKKDEPKDDQVYDRIAAELEDLMYNEKPDTKVEEKPEVTEGKVDDFPSIMDILNDNSSESKPIDQSSTLEFKSNLESSDVEAMLLGKPNTTCETMVPTPMEVDNTTMGNLIEDVTQLNTIQDTLNNVEESVAVSEDILPKLDVCDEVENPHSPSILDEALQKGIEEHLPAKPIIEPSLEEEETKEKHENASVTQTEVKETEIKVMDAENKVTESEIKVSVTNIDTENSDSNNDVKSKERNLLALKDDITHVIFKKTKGGACSKSVTCPKNLKYCIEIEDKSVEFLGAPKFITSLEDLKVLLQIVNESELDSLYVLH